Proteins encoded together in one Oceanobacillus iheyensis HTE831 window:
- a CDS encoding dihydrolipoamide acetyltransferase family protein, with protein MAFNFKLPDIGEGIHEGEIVKWFVKEGDEVKEDDVLCEVQNDKSVVEIPSQVDGKVTKIHVAEGDVAVVGDTLISFEAEGYDDEEGDSADDSSSDSKEEKSTDSKEEEKEASKEESSEQSDDTRVIAMPSVRKFARDNDVNIKDVNGTGKNGRILKEDVESYLSGDQPSSEVAEDKAEASSEDKQETKAAPQGQYPETREKMTAIRKSIAKSMVNSKSKAPHVTLMDEIDVTELVAHRKKFKAVAAEQDIKLTYLPYVVKALVSASKKFPILNSYIDENTDEIVEKHYYNIGIAADTDRGLLVPVVKDSDKKSIFQISQEINELAGKARDGKLKPDEMKGASNTISNIGSAGGQWFTPVLNYPEAVILGIGRIADKPVVRDGEIVVAPVLSVSLSFDHRIVDGATAQLALNQIKRLLNDPQLIMMEA; from the coding sequence ATGGCATTTAATTTTAAGTTACCGGATATCGGTGAAGGTATACATGAAGGTGAAATAGTAAAATGGTTCGTAAAAGAAGGCGACGAAGTAAAAGAAGATGATGTACTTTGTGAAGTACAAAATGATAAATCCGTTGTAGAAATTCCTTCTCAAGTAGATGGAAAAGTTACAAAGATTCACGTTGCTGAAGGTGACGTTGCAGTTGTAGGAGATACACTAATTTCTTTTGAAGCAGAAGGTTATGATGATGAAGAAGGCGACAGTGCTGATGATTCATCTTCAGATTCAAAAGAAGAGAAATCAACGGATTCGAAAGAAGAAGAAAAAGAAGCTTCTAAAGAAGAGTCAAGTGAGCAATCTGATGATACTCGAGTGATTGCAATGCCTTCTGTACGCAAATTTGCACGTGATAATGATGTTAATATTAAAGATGTTAACGGAACTGGTAAAAATGGACGTATTCTTAAAGAAGATGTAGAAAGCTACCTAAGCGGTGATCAGCCATCTAGTGAAGTAGCCGAGGACAAAGCTGAAGCTTCTTCTGAAGATAAGCAAGAAACGAAAGCTGCACCTCAAGGTCAATATCCAGAGACTCGTGAGAAGATGACTGCAATCCGTAAATCTATTGCTAAATCAATGGTTAACTCGAAATCAAAAGCACCACATGTTACACTAATGGACGAAATTGATGTAACTGAATTAGTAGCACATCGTAAGAAGTTTAAAGCAGTTGCTGCTGAGCAAGATATTAAATTAACTTATTTACCATATGTAGTTAAAGCATTAGTATCTGCGTCTAAGAAATTCCCTATTCTAAATTCTTATATTGATGAGAATACAGATGAAATTGTTGAGAAACATTATTACAACATTGGTATTGCAGCAGACACAGATAGAGGTCTACTAGTTCCAGTTGTAAAAGATTCTGATAAGAAATCTATTTTCCAAATTTCTCAAGAAATCAATGAATTGGCAGGGAAAGCTCGAGATGGTAAACTTAAACCTGATGAGATGAAAGGTGCTTCTAACACTATTTCTAATATTGGTTCTGCTGGTGGACAGTGGTTTACTCCAGTATTAAATTATCCAGAAGCAGTAATTCTAGGTATCGGACGTATTGCTGATAAACCAGTTGTTCGCGATGGAGAAATTGTTGTAGCTCCAGTTCTCTCTGTATCTCTAAGCTTTGATCATCGTATCGTTGACGGCGCAACAGCACAACTTGCACTAAATCAAATTAAACGATTATTGAATGATCCACAATTAATTATGATGGAGGCGTAA
- the lpdA gene encoding dihydrolipoyl dehydrogenase, whose product MVVGDFPVEVDTLVVGAGPGGYVAAIRAAQLGQKVTIVDKGALGGVCLNVGCIPSKALIEAGHKYENAHGSEDLGIKTDKVEVDFSKVQDWKGSVVNKLTSGVESLLKGNKVDIVKGEAYFVDANTAKIAGESSSQTYKFKDCIIATGSSPIEIPSFKFSDRVLDSTGALSLKEIPKKMVVIGSGYVGTELGTAYANFGTEITFLEGAKDILGGFEKQMTQLVKKGLKKKGATIITEAMAKGVEETKDGVKVSYEVNGKEETIEADYVLVTVGRRPNTDELGLEQMGVKMTDRGHIEIDKQCKTSVDNIYAIGDIVEGPALAHKASYEGKIAAEAISGEKSEIDYVGIPAVAFTEPELATVGLSEQDAKDAGYDVKVGKFPFGANGRALSLNNTEGFLKLITRKDDGLVIGGQIAGPNASDMISEIGLAIEAGMTAEDISLTIHAHPTLGEITMEAAEVALGTPIHTM is encoded by the coding sequence ATGGTAGTAGGAGATTTTCCGGTAGAAGTAGACACTCTAGTCGTTGGGGCAGGACCTGGTGGCTATGTTGCAGCGATTCGTGCTGCACAATTAGGTCAAAAAGTAACAATCGTAGATAAAGGAGCTTTAGGTGGAGTTTGCTTAAATGTTGGTTGTATTCCTTCTAAAGCACTTATTGAAGCTGGCCATAAATATGAAAATGCGCATGGATCTGAAGATCTTGGAATTAAAACAGATAAAGTAGAAGTAGACTTTTCTAAAGTTCAAGACTGGAAAGGTTCTGTTGTTAACAAACTTACTTCAGGTGTTGAGAGCTTATTAAAAGGTAACAAAGTAGATATCGTAAAAGGTGAAGCATATTTCGTTGATGCAAATACTGCTAAAATCGCTGGAGAGAGCAGCTCTCAAACGTATAAATTTAAAGATTGTATCATTGCAACAGGTTCTTCACCAATTGAAATTCCGTCATTTAAGTTCTCTGATCGCGTGTTAGATTCTACAGGCGCATTGAGCTTAAAAGAAATTCCGAAGAAAATGGTAGTAATTGGTTCTGGATATGTAGGTACAGAACTTGGTACTGCATATGCTAACTTTGGAACTGAAATTACTTTCTTAGAAGGTGCGAAAGACATCTTAGGTGGATTTGAGAAACAAATGACGCAACTTGTTAAGAAAGGCCTTAAGAAAAAAGGTGCTACAATTATCACAGAAGCAATGGCTAAAGGCGTTGAAGAAACAAAAGACGGTGTAAAAGTTTCTTATGAAGTAAATGGTAAAGAAGAAACTATTGAAGCAGATTATGTACTTGTAACAGTAGGTCGTCGTCCGAACACTGATGAGCTTGGTTTAGAGCAAATGGGTGTTAAGATGACAGATAGAGGCCATATTGAAATAGATAAACAATGTAAAACAAGTGTTGATAATATCTATGCAATTGGTGATATCGTTGAAGGACCTGCACTTGCACACAAGGCTTCTTATGAAGGTAAGATTGCTGCTGAAGCTATTAGTGGTGAAAAATCTGAAATTGACTATGTAGGAATACCTGCAGTGGCATTTACAGAACCTGAACTAGCAACAGTAGGTTTATCTGAACAAGACGCGAAAGATGCTGGTTATGATGTGAAGGTTGGTAAATTCCCATTCGGAGCAAACGGCCGTGCACTTTCTTTAAATAACACAGAAGGTTTCTTAAAACTAATCACTCGTAAAGATGATGGATTAGTTATCGGTGGTCAAATTGCTGGTCCAAATGCTAGTGATATGATTTCTGAAATTGGTTTAGCAATTGAAGCAGGCATGACTGCTGAAGATATTTCTCTAACTATCCATGCTCATCCAACACTAGGTGAGATTACAATGGAAGCAGCGGAAGTCGCTTTAGGAACACCAATTCATACTATGTAA
- a CDS encoding ISL3 family transposase, with the protein MQNHFIIEMLGIKDTNVKVWDISQGSDALIVELYTEKRQQKCPFCRCKTKRVHSYRIQPIQGPVLPNQQVKLFLRKRRYLCKDCGKTFYERLQMIDRYQRCTTSLQAEALMYTSSSSFKTAARWTGLTDTRLLRLFDRRNIKTNRVLPRAIAIDEFKGDAGGERFQTVIVDVENKHIIDILEDRKVDTIKKYLRSRDTGQVEIVVMDMSKWFKKAVCDVLNHPLIIADRFHFMRQVYWALDEVRRQVQADVDKPIRLQMKRSKKLLWKSHFNLDEDQEEKVEKLLEIDTRLREAYQLKVMMEKWFKESDHQTASKNLDHCLASLKRSGIEAFHRLRKTFINWRQEILQAFVYPYNNGYIEGVNNTIKVIKRNSYGIKGFERLKKKILWQQEMKKVMG; encoded by the coding sequence ATGCAAAACCATTTTATCATAGAAATGTTAGGGATAAAAGATACTAATGTGAAGGTGTGGGATATATCTCAGGGTTCGGATGCTTTGATTGTTGAACTTTATACCGAAAAACGTCAGCAGAAATGTCCGTTCTGTCGATGTAAAACGAAACGGGTTCATAGTTATCGAATTCAACCGATTCAAGGTCCCGTATTACCTAACCAACAGGTAAAACTTTTCCTTCGGAAACGCAGATATTTGTGTAAGGATTGTGGTAAGACCTTTTACGAACGACTTCAAATGATTGATCGCTATCAACGTTGTACCACCTCTCTGCAAGCAGAAGCTTTGATGTATACATCTTCCAGCTCATTTAAAACAGCTGCGAGATGGACTGGGCTGACGGACACTCGCCTTTTGCGACTGTTTGATCGTCGAAACATAAAGACAAACCGAGTACTGCCGAGAGCGATAGCCATAGATGAATTTAAAGGGGACGCCGGAGGAGAACGGTTTCAAACGGTCATTGTCGATGTGGAAAATAAACATATTATTGATATTTTAGAAGATCGAAAAGTGGATACCATTAAAAAGTATCTGCGATCCCGCGATACAGGTCAGGTGGAAATTGTCGTTATGGATATGTCGAAGTGGTTCAAGAAAGCAGTCTGTGATGTGCTTAATCATCCTCTTATTATCGCCGATCGTTTCCATTTCATGCGTCAAGTATATTGGGCTTTGGATGAAGTGAGACGGCAGGTGCAGGCAGATGTCGATAAACCCATCCGTCTTCAAATGAAGAGAAGTAAGAAGTTATTGTGGAAGTCGCATTTTAATCTGGACGAAGATCAAGAAGAAAAAGTTGAAAAGCTTCTAGAGATTGATACCCGTTTAAGAGAGGCCTACCAATTGAAGGTCATGATGGAGAAATGGTTTAAGGAAAGTGATCATCAAACGGCAAGTAAAAACCTAGATCATTGTTTAGCATCCTTAAAGAGGTCAGGGATTGAAGCCTTTCATCGTCTAAGAAAAACTTTTATAAATTGGAGACAAGAGATTTTACAAGCCTTTGTATATCCTTATAACAACGGATATATCGAAGGTGTGAACAACACGATTAAAGTAATAAAACGCAATTCTTATGGAATCAAAGGCTTCGAGAGATTAAAGAAGAAAATCCTGTGGCAACAAGAAATGAAAAAGGTGATGGGTTGA
- a CDS encoding polysaccharide deacetylase family protein: MAYNETSNLLNSPWRYYLMKKFRLNTFLYIAIFLCVVLIACSNESDSVGKEKPDEENETNESANAQDKDEPKENDDQDQSEEGKEEELENQEPEYYISEETATVLPLDDANENIVLLTIDDVPDANAVKMAHTLKDLGVGAIFFVNGHFINDDDGAEKLKEIHDMGFLIGNHTNTHPVLPELSKEEQTDEIVSVSNRVEEIIGERPKFFRAPHGMNSDHSKAIAKEENMTIMNWTYGYDYFEAYTEPKALAEAMITGEGPEAGVDYSLLKPGANLLMHDRDWTNEALKDIVEGLQNQGYEIVDPHLIETS, translated from the coding sequence ATGGCCTATAATGAAACTAGTAATCTATTAAATTCACCTTGGAGGTACTATTTAATGAAGAAATTTCGCCTTAACACCTTTCTATACATAGCAATATTCTTATGCGTTGTTTTGATAGCGTGTAGTAATGAATCGGATTCTGTCGGAAAAGAAAAACCAGATGAAGAAAATGAAACAAATGAAAGTGCCAACGCACAAGACAAGGATGAACCGAAGGAGAATGATGATCAAGATCAATCAGAAGAAGGGAAAGAAGAAGAATTAGAAAACCAGGAACCAGAATATTACATATCTGAAGAAACTGCGACGGTGCTACCACTAGACGATGCAAATGAAAATATAGTACTTCTCACAATTGATGATGTTCCTGATGCTAATGCTGTGAAGATGGCGCATACTTTAAAAGACTTAGGAGTAGGAGCTATATTTTTTGTGAATGGACATTTTATAAATGACGATGATGGTGCAGAAAAATTAAAAGAAATTCATGACATGGGCTTTTTAATTGGAAATCATACTAATACTCATCCCGTTCTTCCAGAGTTATCAAAAGAGGAACAAACTGATGAGATTGTTTCTGTAAGTAATCGTGTAGAAGAGATAATTGGCGAGCGTCCAAAATTCTTCCGTGCACCACATGGGATGAATTCAGACCATTCAAAAGCTATTGCAAAAGAAGAAAATATGACCATTATGAATTGGACGTATGGTTATGACTATTTTGAAGCTTATACAGAACCTAAAGCTTTAGCAGAAGCGATGATTACCGGTGAAGGACCTGAAGCAGGTGTCGATTATTCATTATTGAAACCAGGAGCGAATTTGCTAATGCATGATCGTGATTGGACGAATGAGGCATTAAAGGATATTGTAGAAGGATTACAAAATCAGGGATATGAAATAGTGGATCCTCATTTAATAGAAACATCATAG
- a CDS encoding GapA-binding peptide SR1P yields MGTIICQDCQHVIEHFEGEKVTTLYSTCPTCSSKKQPK; encoded by the coding sequence ATGGGTACAATAATATGTCAGGATTGTCAACATGTTATCGAACACTTTGAAGGGGAAAAGGTAACGACCTTGTATAGTACTTGTCCAACCTGTTCTTCAAAAAAACAACCGAAATAA
- a CDS encoding UPF0223 family protein, producing MSYQYPMDETWSTEEIIDVVNFFSLIEKAYEKQVDREEILALYRRFKQIVPSKSEEKKLFTQFQEASGYSSYHVVKKARETNESNIRM from the coding sequence ATGAGTTATCAATACCCAATGGATGAAACCTGGTCAACAGAAGAAATAATCGATGTAGTAAACTTTTTTTCATTAATTGAAAAAGCATACGAGAAACAAGTGGATCGAGAAGAAATATTAGCTTTGTATAGAAGGTTCAAACAAATAGTTCCTTCTAAGAGCGAGGAAAAAAAGTTATTCACTCAATTTCAAGAGGCTTCCGGCTATTCAAGCTATCACGTCGTAAAGAAAGCAAGAGAAACAAATGAGTCCAATATCCGTATGTAA
- a CDS encoding YktB family protein, with product MNGFTNKDFETFNINGLDERMEAIQTRIQPKFQQIGESLAEDLSKKTNNELYLHIAKHARRTVNPPNDTWLAIADNKRGYKKHPHFQVGVFDDHVFIWLALIYELPNKSKIASAYINHFDEVKNLPTSYVVSLDHTKKDAISLTDLNKSHLERFRDVKKAEFLIGKHIEKGDPILANGDELYQFIMDVFEQLLPLYQLAIDSRDE from the coding sequence ATGAACGGCTTCACGAATAAAGATTTTGAAACATTTAATATTAACGGACTTGATGAACGTATGGAAGCAATTCAAACAAGAATACAACCAAAGTTTCAACAAATTGGAGAATCGCTTGCTGAGGATCTATCTAAAAAAACAAATAATGAGTTATACTTACATATTGCAAAACATGCTCGTCGCACGGTAAATCCGCCAAATGATACATGGCTCGCAATAGCTGATAACAAGCGCGGATACAAAAAACACCCACACTTTCAAGTAGGTGTATTTGATGATCATGTATTTATTTGGTTAGCACTAATTTATGAATTACCGAACAAATCAAAAATAGCTAGTGCTTATATTAATCATTTTGATGAAGTGAAAAATCTTCCCACATCGTATGTTGTATCTCTTGATCATACAAAGAAAGATGCTATCTCATTAACTGATTTAAATAAAAGTCACCTTGAACGATTCCGAGATGTAAAAAAGGCAGAATTCTTAATTGGAAAGCATATTGAAAAAGGAGACCCTATCCTCGCTAACGGGGATGAACTATATCAATTCATAATGGATGTATTTGAGCAACTATTACCTTTATACCAATTGGCAATAGATTCTAGAGATGAATAA
- a CDS encoding inositol monophosphatase family protein has product MEIHHRDTVYQDAKKWVYEAGKIIKEQMNNPLNIETKSNANDLVTILDKQTEKFFVEKIKDKYPDHQIIGEEGYGDQPKELDGTIWVIDPIDGTMNFVHQKKFFAISVGILHNGVGEIGLIYDVMNDTLYHVKKGEGAFRDSQQLPLLSRNKQLNEAIVGMNYFWLCENRLVDYQVMQGFIRTVRGARTYGSAALELAYIADGTLDGYLSMRLSPWDVAAGIILLQEVGGIVSNIDGNEWDPLKKSSILASNPALHKTILDIIKKGRK; this is encoded by the coding sequence ATGGAAATACATCACAGGGATACTGTGTATCAAGATGCTAAGAAATGGGTATATGAAGCTGGAAAGATAATAAAAGAACAAATGAACAACCCGCTAAATATAGAAACAAAATCAAATGCGAATGATTTAGTTACCATTTTAGATAAACAAACAGAGAAATTTTTTGTAGAAAAGATTAAAGATAAATATCCTGATCATCAAATAATAGGTGAAGAAGGCTACGGTGATCAACCGAAAGAATTGGACGGAACGATTTGGGTAATTGATCCGATTGATGGAACAATGAACTTTGTCCATCAGAAAAAATTCTTTGCAATATCTGTAGGTATTTTACATAATGGTGTTGGTGAAATTGGATTAATTTATGATGTGATGAACGATACTTTGTACCATGTGAAAAAGGGAGAAGGGGCTTTTAGAGATAGTCAACAATTACCTTTACTTTCAAGAAATAAGCAATTAAATGAAGCAATAGTAGGTATGAATTATTTTTGGTTATGTGAAAACCGTCTCGTTGACTATCAAGTAATGCAGGGCTTTATCCGTACAGTTCGAGGGGCTAGAACATATGGTTCAGCTGCACTGGAACTAGCCTATATAGCTGATGGCACGTTAGATGGTTATCTATCAATGAGATTATCACCGTGGGATGTTGCTGCAGGAATTATTTTGTTGCAAGAAGTAGGTGGTATTGTTAGTAATATTGATGGAAATGAATGGGATCCATTAAAGAAATCATCTATTCTTGCAAGTAATCCAGCATTGCATAAAACCATTTTAGATATAATAAAAAAAGGGAGAAAGTGA
- a CDS encoding DUF5325 family protein yields the protein MKNINLPMLLLAFLVVLMFILVGLSIAFRNIWFILLFILLGFGIFGIVLSRKKGKK from the coding sequence ATGAAAAATATAAATTTACCAATGTTATTACTTGCGTTTTTAGTCGTCTTAATGTTTATTTTAGTTGGTTTATCAATTGCGTTTCGAAATATATGGTTCATTCTATTATTTATACTTCTCGGATTTGGCATTTTCGGTATCGTCTTGTCAAGAAAAAAAGGGAAAAAGTGA
- a CDS encoding YlaH-like family protein — MSFVHEFILDSFGVGNIFWIFYVINLVLSAVAYKLGFAKKLPIAKNIIVYLLLMFGVFILTIFSTVMRMPTVECLLVIIVVLGIYRLRLHNERKE; from the coding sequence ATGAGTTTTGTGCATGAATTTATCCTAGATTCATTCGGGGTAGGAAATATTTTTTGGATTTTTTATGTAATTAATCTAGTCCTATCAGCCGTAGCTTACAAATTAGGGTTTGCAAAAAAGTTACCAATTGCTAAGAATATTATTGTATATCTACTATTGATGTTTGGGGTATTTATTCTAACTATTTTCTCTACGGTTATGCGAATGCCTACAGTAGAATGCTTGTTAGTTATTATAGTGGTGTTAGGTATATATCGTCTTCGATTACATAATGAAAGAAAAGAATAA
- a CDS encoding YlaI family protein, which translates to MQVKCTICDKVEEIEHYSLLAKRLRNRRKNMYLCKPCYDRIEKNTKQRLSTGKFKLYKETKKVDDFL; encoded by the coding sequence ATGCAAGTAAAGTGCACTATTTGCGACAAAGTCGAAGAAATTGAACATTATTCCTTACTGGCAAAGCGACTTCGAAATCGAAGAAAAAATATGTACCTATGTAAGCCTTGCTATGATCGGATTGAAAAAAATACAAAGCAACGCCTTTCCACAGGTAAGTTTAAGTTATATAAAGAAACTAAAAAAGTAGATGACTTTTTATAG
- a CDS encoding YlaN family protein, whose protein sequence is MPDLMIDHREKAHALLKADADKILRLIEVQIENLTMPQCPVYEDVLDTQMYGLSREIDFAVRLELISEIEGKALLENLEKKLNILHEASQNTL, encoded by the coding sequence ATGCCTGATTTAATGATAGACCATCGTGAAAAAGCCCACGCCCTTCTTAAGGCTGATGCTGATAAAATTTTACGACTTATTGAAGTTCAGATAGAAAACTTAACCATGCCACAATGTCCTGTTTACGAGGATGTACTTGATACGCAAATGTATGGCTTATCTCGTGAAATTGACTTTGCAGTGCGTCTTGAATTAATCAGTGAAATAGAGGGGAAGGCGTTACTTGAAAACTTGGAGAAGAAGCTCAACATTCTACATGAGGCTTCACAAAATACATTGTGA
- the ftsW gene encoding putative lipid II flippase FtsW: MLDKIKDYDYTLMITPLLLTGFGMVMVYSASMVVAVVDGNESNHYLIRQLIFFAISSIAFATCCLLPYQVYQRLMKVIILSCIVLLISVLIFGSAANNARSWFSIGPLSMQPAEFAKLGLIIYLAAIYSKKQSYLNEFKKGVLPPLVLTIILLGLIVLQPDIGTAAIIFLMACSVIFASGIKWKHLTILVLIGISLVLFAAPNMITEERLSRFTGAYQPFESPDLNGYQLIQSYVAIGVGGLTGEGLGQSVQKLGFLDEAHTDFIMAVIAEELGFLGVVIVIGLLATIVIRGLYIAKKCKDSFGSLLAIGISSMVGIQTFINLGAISGILPITGVPLPFVSYGGSSMLIMLISMGILNNIAKQVNQQEQDREELAPKPAMQNQNSTNMYRGGKRWQS; the protein is encoded by the coding sequence ATGCTAGATAAAATAAAAGATTATGATTACACACTTATGATTACCCCTTTGTTATTGACAGGGTTTGGAATGGTAATGGTATATAGCGCAAGCATGGTGGTCGCTGTAGTAGATGGGAATGAAAGTAACCATTATCTCATTCGTCAGCTGATATTTTTTGCTATTTCCTCAATCGCGTTTGCTACTTGTTGTTTATTACCATATCAAGTCTATCAACGGTTGATGAAGGTAATTATTTTATCGTGTATAGTGTTATTAATTAGTGTATTAATTTTTGGAAGTGCTGCAAATAATGCTAGGTCTTGGTTTTCAATTGGTCCATTAAGTATGCAGCCTGCAGAGTTTGCTAAGTTAGGGTTAATTATATATTTGGCAGCTATTTATTCAAAAAAACAATCCTACTTAAATGAATTTAAGAAAGGAGTACTTCCTCCGCTTGTACTTACCATTATTTTATTAGGATTAATTGTATTGCAACCTGATATCGGGACAGCTGCAATCATATTTTTAATGGCTTGCTCCGTAATATTTGCATCCGGAATCAAGTGGAAACATCTAACTATACTCGTTTTAATTGGAATCAGCTTAGTTCTTTTTGCTGCTCCTAATATGATCACAGAAGAAAGATTATCAAGGTTTACAGGTGCTTATCAACCGTTTGAATCACCTGATTTAAATGGGTACCAACTAATCCAATCCTATGTTGCTATAGGAGTTGGTGGTCTGACAGGAGAAGGACTTGGACAAAGTGTTCAAAAACTTGGGTTTTTAGATGAAGCACATACCGATTTTATCATGGCAGTCATTGCTGAAGAACTGGGATTTTTAGGTGTTGTAATTGTCATTGGGTTACTTGCAACAATTGTTATTCGAGGTTTATATATAGCGAAAAAATGTAAAGACAGTTTTGGCTCATTACTAGCTATTGGAATTTCATCCATGGTTGGAATCCAAACATTCATAAATTTAGGAGCTATTAGCGGTATTTTACCGATTACAGGTGTACCATTACCATTCGTGAGTTATGGAGGATCATCAATGTTAATTATGTTAATATCGATGGGAATCCTTAATAATATTGCAAAACAAGTAAATCAACAAGAGCAGGATAGGGAAGAGTTAGCACCAAAGCCTGCAATGCAAAATCAAAACTCAACTAATATGTATAGAGGTGGTAAAAGATGGCAGAGTTAA